A stretch of Candidatus Zixiibacteriota bacterium DNA encodes these proteins:
- a CDS encoding SRPBCC family protein, whose protein sequence is MKLYSLTRIQNLPILIEEAWDYFSNPRNLNEITPKELNLTMTCTLPEKMHIGLLITYKVRPVLGIPLTWVTEITNIEEPFLFVDEQRFGPYRFWHHQHHFRKISGGVEMKDIVSYAFPFDPFSRPINALLVRSKLNSIFDFRFRFLQQKYGGL, encoded by the coding sequence ATGAAATTGTACTCCTTAACACGAATCCAGAACCTTCCCATACTTATCGAGGAGGCCTGGGATTACTTTTCCAATCCCCGCAACCTTAATGAAATCACTCCCAAAGAACTCAATCTTACCATGACCTGCACCCTGCCGGAAAAAATGCACATCGGGCTTCTGATAACCTATAAGGTTCGCCCTGTTCTCGGTATCCCCTTGACCTGGGTGACCGAGATAACCAATATCGAGGAGCCGTTCCTGTTTGTCGATGAGCAGCGCTTTGGACCTTACCGTTTCTGGCATCATCAGCACCATTTTCGAAAAATCAGCGGCGGTGTCGAGATGAAAGATATTGTCTCCTACGCTTTCCCTTTTGATCCTTTCAGCCGTCCGATAAATGCACTGTTGGTACGTTCCAAGCTGAACAGCATTTTTGATTTCCGGTTCCGGTTTCTCCAACAGAAATATGGTGGTTTATAG
- a CDS encoding DUF523 and DUF1722 domain-containing protein — MRKFARPIVVVSQCLGFAAVRYNGAIIYDDFVKKLEPHVEYITVCPEMEIGLGTPRDPVRIVKVGDQLRLMQPATGKDFTNVMNRFSEKFLGSLGEIDGFIMKSRSPSSGIKDVKIYQALEKAPAIGKGTGFFGGRILEMFPGSAIEDEGRLLNLKIREHFLTRIFTFASFREVQTSGAMAKLVTFHAENKYLLMSSNQKEMRILGRIVANHEKRKFHELIEDYRTHLQAALLRPARESANINTVMHALGYFSDKLSAKEKRFLLDMLEKYRAKKITLPAVISIIRAWIVRFDEKYLADQSFFEPYPEELVEIVDSGHGREV; from the coding sequence ATGCGTAAATTCGCCCGACCGATTGTCGTTGTCAGCCAATGCCTCGGCTTCGCCGCTGTCCGTTACAACGGTGCTATTATCTATGACGATTTTGTCAAGAAACTCGAACCGCATGTCGAATATATCACGGTCTGCCCGGAGATGGAGATCGGTCTCGGTACCCCGCGTGATCCGGTCAGAATAGTCAAAGTGGGCGATCAGCTTCGCCTTATGCAACCGGCCACCGGAAAGGATTTCACCAATGTAATGAACCGTTTCTCCGAGAAATTCCTTGGGTCGCTCGGCGAGATTGACGGCTTTATCATGAAAAGCCGCTCCCCTTCCAGCGGCATCAAAGATGTCAAAATTTATCAGGCTCTTGAAAAAGCTCCCGCCATCGGCAAGGGCACCGGTTTTTTCGGCGGGAGAATTCTCGAGATGTTTCCCGGCTCGGCGATCGAGGATGAAGGCCGCCTCCTCAATTTGAAAATAAGGGAGCATTTCCTGACGCGCATTTTCACCTTTGCTTCTTTCCGCGAAGTGCAAACATCCGGCGCCATGGCTAAGTTGGTCACGTTCCATGCCGAGAACAAATACCTTCTGATGTCATCCAATCAGAAAGAGATGCGGATACTGGGACGAATTGTCGCCAACCATGAGAAGAGGAAATTCCACGAACTGATCGAGGATTACCGGACACACCTGCAAGCGGCGCTTCTCCGCCCGGCCCGCGAGAGCGCCAATATCAACACCGTGATGCATGCGCTGGGATATTTCTCGGATAAACTGTCCGCAAAGGAAAAGAGATTTCTTCTGGATATGCTCGAGAAGTACCGGGCCAAAAAGATTACCCTTCCGGCGGTCATAAGTATCATACGGGCCTGGATTGTCCGTTTTGATGAAAAGTACCTCGCCGATCAGTCGTTTTTTGAGCCTTACCCCGAAGAGCTGGTGGAAATTGTCGATTCCGGCCACGGCCGGGAGGTTTGA